A stretch of the Bacillus sp. FJAT-18017 genome encodes the following:
- the yhfH gene encoding protein YhfH: protein MMMSPVEFFRSLPKKVCPECGEQVHEMAESYLHECDRCLSKREE from the coding sequence ATGATGATGAGTCCAGTTGAATTTTTCCGTAGCCTGCCAAAAAAGGTGTGCCCTGAATGTGGAGAGCAAGTACATGAAATGGCAGAATCTTATTTGCACGAATGCGATCGCTGCCTTTCAAAACGTGAGGAATAG
- a CDS encoding cold-inducible protein YdjO-related protein, which yields MFFGKKLPLEKEVEPFVATEVYSCIGDACNGWMRKAFVSEDLLCPMCGSSMEMGVRDLPKI from the coding sequence ATGTTTTTTGGGAAAAAGCTTCCGCTCGAAAAAGAAGTGGAACCATTTGTTGCGACAGAAGTCTATTCGTGTATAGGGGATGCATGCAATGGCTGGATGAGAAAGGCTTTTGTTTCCGAGGATCTTCTCTGTCCAATGTGTGGCAGTTCAATGGAAATGGGCGTCCGTGATCTCCCTAAAATATAA
- a CDS encoding Crp/Fnr family transcriptional regulator yields the protein MEKVQVIFMEQTFKNPSLSYEMNELLKYASRTFVSNKGSYLLREGQDAEEIYIILSGKVQISKMNAEGQELVLRLASHNDIVGELTLFTQGPKYIFNAMVNENANIAAVHIKELEAALINNSKLAYEFLSWMNDHMRKTMTKFKDLVLNGKKGALYSTLIRFSNSYGVEQEDGIHISVPLTTQELANFCGTAREIVSRLLSELKRKKIISIKSKKIIIHDINFLKRENNCDNCPIEYCNID from the coding sequence ATGGAGAAAGTCCAGGTGATTTTCATGGAACAAACTTTCAAAAACCCATCGCTTTCATACGAAATGAATGAATTGCTGAAATATGCATCAAGAACCTTCGTAAGCAATAAAGGGTCCTATTTGTTACGTGAAGGTCAGGATGCTGAAGAGATTTATATCATCCTCTCAGGCAAGGTGCAAATTTCAAAAATGAACGCAGAGGGACAAGAGCTTGTACTTCGTCTCGCTAGCCATAACGACATTGTGGGTGAACTCACTCTTTTTACTCAGGGACCAAAGTATATATTTAATGCAATGGTGAATGAAAATGCAAATATTGCTGCAGTTCATATCAAGGAACTAGAAGCCGCTCTTATCAATAACAGTAAACTTGCCTATGAATTTCTTAGCTGGATGAATGACCATATGCGGAAAACGATGACCAAATTCAAAGATTTGGTACTCAATGGAAAAAAGGGAGCACTCTACTCTACGCTTATCCGGTTCAGCAATAGTTATGGGGTCGAGCAGGAGGATGGAATCCATATTTCGGTGCCGCTAACAACACAGGAACTCGCAAATTTTTGCGGAACCGCCCGTGAAATTGTCAGCAGGCTTCTTTCGGAGCTAAAAAGGAAGAAAATTATAAGCATCAAATCAAAGAAAATCATCATTCATGATATCAACTTCCTTAAAAGGGAAAATAATTGCGATAACTGTCCGATAGAATATTGCAATATTGATTAA
- a CDS encoding PAS domain S-box protein has product MLFYSKSFNRNTAWLKPVSAAIITIAVAQGHFLLKRASNFGIEASAGNGLIPEDSFIIYLVLFIAFLIFGGLIISSTLISKKLASTDNHLKDILAALDAAAIVGITDREGNLIEVNDRFLEVTKYLREEIIGKNHRLMNSGYHSREFFKNLWETVQSGRIWKGEICNRAKDGSLYWVDTTIVPFLDSKGMPYQYVSIRADITNRKRAEAELLERHKEISDITFALDQSSIVAITDAKGNITSVNDKFCEISKYTREELIGQDHRILNSGIHDKEFFKKLWRTIGQGDVWKGEICNRAKDGSLYWVDTTIVPFLNYKGKPYQYVAIRSDITNRKIAQQNLKESMKEISDFKFALDQSSIVAITNAQGIIQSVNDNFCEISGYSREELIGQDHSILNSGYHSKEFFKDLWRTIGQGNVWKGEIKNSAKDGTSYWVDTTIVPFLNDKGKTYQYLAIRNDITERKKTEEMLHRQDKLAAVGQLAAGVAHEIRNPLTSMKGYAEFLQLDEKDPERLEFLNIILDEIDRVNGIVEDFMVLAKPKAVELEEKNVVPVLRNVVSLLEFEARKKNVKLHFDCNNEIIQIECDENRLKQVFLNFIKNGIEAMPNGGDLHVKTIIAQGNVQISIQDTGVGIPVEKLKKLGEPFYTTKKNGNGLGLMVSFKIIESHNGKVFVESEPNKGTTFNIVLPAKTA; this is encoded by the coding sequence ATGCTTTTTTACTCCAAAAGTTTTAATAGAAATACAGCCTGGTTGAAGCCTGTCAGCGCTGCTATCATTACGATAGCTGTTGCTCAAGGCCATTTTCTGTTGAAACGAGCCTCTAATTTTGGAATAGAGGCATCAGCCGGAAACGGTCTAATACCAGAGGATTCCTTCATTATATATCTCGTATTGTTTATTGCGTTTCTAATATTCGGCGGCCTAATCATTTCAAGTACTTTAATAAGTAAAAAACTTGCATCTACAGATAATCACCTAAAGGATATTCTTGCAGCTTTGGATGCTGCTGCCATTGTTGGGATTACAGACAGGGAAGGTAATTTGATTGAGGTAAATGATAGGTTCCTTGAAGTAACTAAATATTTGAGGGAAGAAATTATTGGAAAGAATCATCGTCTAATGAATTCAGGCTATCATTCCCGTGAATTTTTTAAAAATTTATGGGAAACTGTTCAATCAGGGAGAATATGGAAAGGTGAGATTTGCAATCGGGCGAAAGATGGATCGCTTTATTGGGTCGACACAACCATTGTTCCATTCCTTGATTCGAAAGGTATGCCGTATCAGTATGTTTCAATCCGTGCTGATATTACTAATAGGAAGAGAGCCGAAGCTGAACTGCTTGAGAGGCATAAGGAAATCAGCGATATCACGTTTGCTCTCGATCAGTCCTCGATTGTTGCGATAACTGACGCAAAAGGTAATATTACCAGTGTAAATGACAAATTCTGTGAAATATCGAAATATACCCGCGAGGAATTGATCGGCCAGGACCACCGGATTCTCAACTCCGGAATCCATGATAAAGAATTCTTTAAGAAATTATGGAGAACCATTGGCCAGGGCGATGTCTGGAAAGGGGAAATCTGTAACCGGGCAAAGGATGGATCTTTATATTGGGTGGATACGACCATTGTGCCATTCCTGAATTACAAAGGGAAGCCATATCAATATGTAGCGATTAGATCTGATATTACCAATAGGAAAATAGCCCAGCAAAACTTAAAGGAATCCATGAAGGAAATCAGTGACTTTAAATTCGCGCTTGATCAATCGTCTATTGTAGCGATTACAAATGCTCAGGGCATCATTCAAAGCGTTAATGATAATTTTTGTGAAATATCAGGCTATAGCAGGGAAGAATTAATTGGCCAGGATCATAGCATCCTGAACTCGGGCTATCATTCAAAGGAATTCTTTAAGGATTTGTGGCGGACGATTGGCCAGGGGAATGTTTGGAAAGGTGAAATTAAAAACTCTGCCAAAGATGGAACCTCTTATTGGGTGGATACAACCATTGTCCCGTTCCTGAACGATAAGGGGAAAACGTACCAGTATCTTGCAATCCGCAATGATATTACGGAGAGGAAGAAGACGGAAGAAATGCTGCACCGTCAGGATAAGCTTGCTGCTGTAGGTCAGCTTGCTGCAGGTGTGGCCCATGAAATCCGAAACCCGCTTACTTCAATGAAAGGATATGCCGAATTCCTCCAGCTTGATGAGAAAGATCCAGAGCGTTTGGAGTTCCTAAATATTATCCTTGATGAAATTGACCGGGTAAATGGTATTGTTGAGGACTTTATGGTTCTTGCAAAACCAAAAGCGGTCGAACTTGAAGAAAAGAATGTCGTTCCGGTATTACGCAATGTAGTTTCCTTGCTGGAGTTTGAAGCCCGCAAGAAAAATGTTAAATTGCATTTTGACTGCAACAATGAAATTATCCAGATTGAATGTGATGAAAACAGGCTAAAGCAGGTTTTTCTTAACTTCATTAAAAACGGTATTGAAGCTATGCCAAATGGGGGAGACCTTCACGTTAAAACTATAATTGCACAAGGAAATGTACAGATTTCCATCCAGGATACAGGGGTAGGGATACCGGTAGAAAAGTTAAAGAAGCTAGGTGAACCTTTTTATACAACGAAGAAGAACGGAAATGGCCTTGGCCTTATGGTCAGCTTTAAAATTATTGAGAGCCATAATGGAAAGGTATTTGTCGAAAGTGAGCCAAATAAAGGAACAACCTTCAATATTGTCCTTCCGGCAAAGACTGCATAA